The genomic DNA GAGGCATACTGCATGTCGAATCCCACGCCATTGTCGCGGACGAAAAGGACGATTTCCATGGAGCTGGGATGCTCCACACCGATCTCAATCGTGGCGATCGGCCTAGTGCTCGTAAACTTCACGGCATTTGCGATCAAGTTCATAAATACTTGTCTGAGCATGGCCGGATCGCCCTGTACTTCTGGCAGTGCAGCGATTGTCCATGATATCTTTCGTCCTTGCAAGTCCAAGCGAAGATCGGCAAGGATGCTCTTGATCAACTGATCCAGGTTGACGGCCGTGCGAAGCATTTCTTGCCGGCCCATACGGGAAAAGACCAGCAGGTCGTCGATCAACTGTCCCATCTGTTTAGCGGAGTCGGAAATCGTCTGCAAATACCGCGCAGCCTTGTCATCCAGCGAATGCTCGACCGATTTACGCAAGAGTGCGGCATAGCCGTCGATGTGACGCAACGGCGCACGTAGGTCGTGAGAGACCGAATAGCTGAATGATTCCAGCTCCTTGTTTGCGGCCTCCAAGAGTTCTCCCCGACGTTGCAGCTCACCGGCGACGCGTCGCCGTTCCGTGATGTCATGTCGAATAAGCGACTGTGTTGTCAAGTCCTTTGAAATCCGCACTGCCACGGAGTGTGATGTTTGATCATCGCATTCAAGATAGTCAGCAACTTTCGCATACAGGCGGTCAACGCCACCTTGACCGTCTTCCCCGCCGCGCGCAACCGCTGATAGAACGCTCGAATCACAGGATTGCACCGCGCCGCCGTCACGGCGGCCATATAGAGGACCGCCCGCACGGGGCCACGTCCTCCCCCGATGCGCCGCGTGCCGCGCCAGGTTCCGCTATCCCGGTTCAACGGGGCCACGCCCACCAGCGCCGCAATCGCGCGGCGGTTCAACGTTCCCAGCTCCGGCAAGTCTGCCAGTATGGTGCGGCTCAGCACCGGCCCGACGCCCGGCACACTCTGCAGCACGTCGTCCTGCTCACGCCAGATCGGGCTCTGTCGGATCTGCTGCCCCAGCGTCGACTCCAGCTCCGCGACCCGCTGCGTCAACCATTCCATATGGGCGTGGATCTCGATCTGCATGTCGCGCGAAGCGCGGGTGTGTCGGTTCTGTTCCGCTGTCAGCATGGTCAGCAGTTGACGCCGGCGATTCACCAGCGCTTCCAGTCGGCGTGTGGCCTCATCCGGCAGCGGGCGGGCAATGGGCCGCACCGCTTCGGCAAACTGCGCCAGCACCGCGGCGTCCAGCGCATCCGTCTTGGCCAGTTGCCCCGTGGCCTTCGCGAAATGCCGAACTTGCCGGGGATTCACCACGGCGACTGGCAGGGCCGCAGCGGCCAGCTCACTTGCGACATTCAGCTCCAAGCCACCGGTGGCTTCCAGCACGACCAACGTCGGCTGCACGCGACGAAGTCGCCGGACCAGTCGGCCAATCCCACGGGCAGTATGCGGGACGGTCCACCGGGCGCTCGTGGGACGACACGCCACATCCAACTGAGCTTTCGCGATATCAATACCGACATACAGAGACACGGCCATGTTCACCTCCGTCCTGACCCGATCTTGCATCCAATGCGGGCTTTCGGGCCCATGCGACTGTTCGGGTTCTTGGCAAAGAAGGACAGGATGCGCCATGCTTATTCTCGGTCTTACAACCTGGTGCCTATCGGGCTATCGCTGTCCTGGACCAGCACCAGCATGAGCCTAACATACAAGGTAGTATACCCATGCCAGGAGAACCAGCTGCAGCAATGCACCGATGCCGAAGAGTATGATGGTATTCCTTGTCCCGGCGGCGGATTCCATTACACGTCGTCCAACTGCTTGCCGCTCGTGCACATCCATGTCCGTAATGATTTGGCGAATGACGCCGAGCTCCCGCCTTCCGGCTCCTTCGAAGGCCATTTTCTTGACGGCTCGGAAGCCGCCCTCCTGAAACTGGCTGATGGCTTTTGATTCGACGTTCAGTTGCCGGTCCATCATCCGATCAAGAAGTCCGACCCGTTGTTGTTGCTCCGGTGATCCGCGGATCAAATCATTGAGATACGCAACGAATGTCGGCTTCTGCTTCACGACCTTCTTGTAGATCTCCAGATACGACGCTTCTCCCGTCACCAGATACCGTCGATGGGCGTCTTCCGCTTCACTCATCGCGGCATCGATATTATTCAGAAGTTGAATAAGATCATAGCTGCGACCATCCAGCTCATTATTGGTCAGCAGGATGCTCGTATTGTGGTAGGAGATTGCACTGACAATCAGAATCCCGACGAATACCAGGCTGAAACCGGCTAAGACCCGTTGCTCGATGGTCAGCCTGTGAAACCACACACCTGAACGGTGAGAGAAACCGGATGAACCCGCAGGAACGGAACCGGACGATT from Nitrospira sp. includes the following:
- a CDS encoding Phytochrome, two-component sensor histidine kinase — translated: MAVRISKDLTTQSLIRHDITERRRVAGELQRRGELLEAANKELESFSYSVSHDLRAPLRHIDGYAALLRKSVEHSLDDKAARYLQTISDSAKQMGQLIDDLLVFSRMGRQEMLRTAVNLDQLIKSILADLRLDLQGRKISWTIAALPEVQGDPAMLRQVFMNLIANAVKFTSTRPIATIEIGVEHPSSMEIVLFVRDNGVGFDMQYASKLFGVFQRLHRADEFEGTGIGLANVRRIVHRHGGRTWAEGVPDKGATFYVLLPARRRDS
- a CDS encoding Mobile element protein, which gives rise to MAVSLYVGIDIAKAQLDVACRPTSARWTVPHTARGIGRLVRRLRRVQPTLVVLEATGGLELNVASELAAAALPVAVVNPRQVRHFAKATGQLAKTDALDAAVLAQFAEAVRPIARPLPDEATRRLEALVNRRRQLLTMLTAEQNRHTRASRDMQIEIHAHMEWLTQRVAELESTLGQQIRQSPIWREQDDVLQSVPGVGPVLSRTILADLPELGTLNRRAIAALVGVAPLNRDSGTWRGTRRIGGGRGPVRAVLYMAAVTAARCNPVIRAFYQRLRAAGKTVKVALTACMRKLLTILNAMIKHHTPWQCGFQRT